The stretch of DNA GCATCATGATCAATACTTCAATTGACCATTATCGTAAAAATAAAAAGCTTCGGAACAATGTAGATATTGAATATGCTTCTACCCAGCCTGCTGAAGATAATGTGAATATTGTTAGCCAACTATCTGCTGAAGAAATCCTGAAGCTAGTTCAACGGCTAACTCCTGCCTACCGAACTGTTTTCAATTTGTATGTAATCGAGGGGTACAATCATCGTGAAATTGGCGAAAAATTAGGAATTAGTGAAGGTACTTCAAAATCTAATTTGGCGAAGGCGAGAGGTAAATTGCGAGCAATGATAAAAACAGATTTGAAAGAGTATTCAAGGTGATTCAAAGGAAGAAATGGACAAAAAAAAATAATCTAAATTTTCAAAGAAACTTGGTATGAGTGTTGATAAGTTTTTAGTAAATTTAAAACATTAATTACACGAACGATTCATTAATAATGAGGGACGAATTAAATCAATACGATATGATGGAGGAAAAGCTTCGAAGGGAACTTTTGAAGTATGAAGCCTCTTTTGAGCCTGACGATTGGTCGTTAATGGAAGAAAAACTGGATGAGGCAGAACCATCTTATCTTACTTATGTGCACCATCCATTTTTTAGGTTTGCCGCTGCCGCACTTTTTTTACTTTCTTCCTTATATGGAATAGAATCATGGATAACACCATATTCTTCTTACAACAACGGCATTTATACGAGTAGGACAGATAACAGTAATTCAAACAATAACATTAGCGAAAATTTGGCCTCGGTAGATTCTGCAAATGAACAGGGTGAGAACCAAAATTCGTCTTTAACTAACATAGAACAAATAAATGAAATAGATGAAAAAAATCTACACTATAATAGTATAATTCCATCTCAATTAGCTGTTTTTTCAAACAATAGTAGGGTAAATATTTTTGAGAACAGCACTAATAGTGAGCGATATACAGCTATGGATAACGAGTATGTGCTTACTGATAATTTTGTGACTTTAGCTGCTCATACACAGAGAAAAATGTTGGCAATCCCAATGGCTATTCCTTATAATTCCTCAACTGTGTATGTAGAGGATATAACTAAGAGAAGCAAACGAAGAATGCCTGGTAAAAGAACCATAAGAACTAAGATAAGAACTTCTTTACCTCCGACTATAACAAAAAGCAATGCTGGCAATGTTCGTGTAGGATTATATACTTCGGCGGACATAAATTTTTTGGACTTGAATGCTGCATCACAATGTGGAACATCTTCTGGTATTGAAGTGACTGTTAAACCCAAAAAGGAGGGCAAATTTGCTTTTGTATCTGGTGTAGGTTACTCACGTAAAAAATTCAAAACAAAGGATGTTCCCAATAACCCATTGATGAGTTTCTTGAATGTAGAAGATTATGGAAATGCAGAAAATAAAAATGTTACCAATACCTTCACTTCTGAGATGGAGGTGATAGAAGTACCTTTGTTGGTACAATATACGCTTGGAAAAGGATCGAAAAAAATACAGCCTTATATAGAAGCAGGTGCAACAGCATACATACCAATCAATCAACATTATACTTACCAATCAACGAGTACTTGGGACCAAAAATATCCTAATCAAATACCTCCAGATATGGAAAACATAGCAGGAGGATATATTTCAGAAGCAAATGTAGGTTTGGAAATTCGTGGAGAACACGACAATGTATCAACTAAGCCTTACTTGGGAATTGCCAATGTGAATGCAGGAGTAAATCTAAGACTTTCTGAACGCATAAGTGTACATGTAGAAGGACAGGTAAAATCAAGTATTGTAAAACACAAATTGGATCGTTCCATTCCTGAAACGGAACTAAATGTTGGATTGGTGGGTGGTAATGATAATAAGTTCAATAATCGAAAAGGATTACACACACTTGGTTTGCAACTTGGTGTAAGTTGTGGATTGTAGTGATACATGAATGTTAAACCTCATTGTTAATGCAGCTTTTTTACGCTCCTCAAATTACTCAAGAAAACTTTGTACTAGACGAAATTGAGTCAAGACACTGCATACAAGTGCTGCGAAAAAATATTGGAGATACCCTCCAAATAGTAGATGGAACAGGGGGGATGTATGAAGCGATTATCACCCATGCACACCCTAAAAAATGTGCCTTCAAAATCGTAAGTACCATCACCTATCCAAACAATCCTTTTCAAATTCACATTGCCATTGCCCCTACTAAAAACATCACTCGATTTGAGTGGTTCTTAGAGAAAACTACCGAAATTGGGATTACACAAATAACCCCACTGCTCACACAACATTCTGAGCGGAAAAATCTGCGAACCGACCGACTGCAGAAAATATTGATAACAGCTATGAAACAGTCTGTTAAAGCACACTTACCACAACTGAATGAACTAATTCCTTTCAAGAAATTCATCACCAATAATTCTTCCTCTACCGACCTGTTCAAAGGCATCGCTTATTTAGATGACAATAATCTTCCCTTATCCAAAGTTTATACAAAAGGCAAAAGTGCATTGATTTTAATAGGGCCAGAAGGTGATTTTAGTCCCGAAGAAATTAACTTTGCCGTTCAGCATGGTTTTGAAGGAGTAAGTTTAGGTAATAGCCGCTTACGAACCGAAACCGCAGGTATTGTAGCTTGTCATACCTTGCATTTGGCAAATGAGTAGCATGAGTTACAGCAAATTAATGCCACCTTACAGACAGTAAAAAATTCTCAATTTTATGAAAAAAATAACCGTATTAAGTTTGTTAATATGCTTGTCTATGATTTTTCTACAAGCACAGAACAGCAGTACAGGAACAATATCTCTTGGCTTATTGAAGTACAACGGAGGGGGAGATTGGTATGCGAATCCTACCTCCCTACCCAATTTGATTCAATACTGCAATGAAAAACTACAAATGGATATTGTGGAAGACCCGCCAACTATTGAAGTGGGAAGTCCCGAAATATTCAACATCCCTTTTTTGCACATGACAGGACATGGGAATGTTGTGTTTTCTGACGATGAAGCAGAAAATCTGCGAACTTACCTTGAAGCAGGCGGTTTTCTACACATTGATGACAATTTTGGAATGGATCCATACGTGCGTCCTGCAATGAAAAAAGTATTTCCTGAATTAGATTTTGTAGAAATTCCTTTCACACATGCTATCTACCAAGAACCTTACCGCTTCAACAATGGTGTGCCTAAAATCCATGAACACGATGGTAAAGATCCACAGGCATTTGGATTGTTTTTTGAAGGGCGGTTGGTTTGTTATTATACCTATGAAGTAGATTTGGGAGATGGCTGGGAAG from Chitinophagales bacterium encodes:
- a CDS encoding 16S rRNA (uracil(1498)-N(3))-methyltransferase — translated: MQLFYAPQITQENFVLDEIESRHCIQVLRKNIGDTLQIVDGTGGMYEAIITHAHPKKCAFKIVSTITYPNNPFQIHIAIAPTKNITRFEWFLEKTTEIGITQITPLLTQHSERKNLRTDRLQKILITAMKQSVKAHLPQLNELIPFKKFITNNSSSTDLFKGIAYLDDNNLPLSKVYTKGKSALILIGPEGDFSPEEINFAVQHGFEGVSLGNSRLRTETAGIVACHTLHLANE
- a CDS encoding outer membrane beta-barrel protein encodes the protein MRDELNQYDMMEEKLRRELLKYEASFEPDDWSLMEEKLDEAEPSYLTYVHHPFFRFAAAALFLLSSLYGIESWITPYSSYNNGIYTSRTDNSNSNNNISENLASVDSANEQGENQNSSLTNIEQINEIDEKNLHYNSIIPSQLAVFSNNSRVNIFENSTNSERYTAMDNEYVLTDNFVTLAAHTQRKMLAIPMAIPYNSSTVYVEDITKRSKRRMPGKRTIRTKIRTSLPPTITKSNAGNVRVGLYTSADINFLDLNAASQCGTSSGIEVTVKPKKEGKFAFVSGVGYSRKKFKTKDVPNNPLMSFLNVEDYGNAENKNVTNTFTSEMEVIEVPLLVQYTLGKGSKKIQPYIEAGATAYIPINQHYTYQSTSTWDQKYPNQIPPDMENIAGGYISEANVGLEIRGEHDNVSTKPYLGIANVNAGVNLRLSERISVHVEGQVKSSIVKHKLDRSIPETELNVGLVGGNDNKFNNRKGLHTLGLQLGVSCGL
- a CDS encoding DUF4159 domain-containing protein: MKKITVLSLLICLSMIFLQAQNSSTGTISLGLLKYNGGGDWYANPTSLPNLIQYCNEKLQMDIVEDPPTIEVGSPEIFNIPFLHMTGHGNVVFSDDEAENLRTYLEAGGFLHIDDNFGMDPYVRPAMKKVFPELDFVEIPFTHAIYQEPYRFNNGVPKIHEHDGKDPQAFGLFFEGRLVCYYTYEVDLGDGWEDSAVHNDSPEVRTKALQMGANLVQFAFTQ
- a CDS encoding sigma-70 family RNA polymerase sigma factor, which translates into the protein MDIALKLYKQQALSKSQELLAGCIRGERIYQKELYQKYYGRMMAVCLRYTNNREEARDILNEGFMKVFKNLAKYEPNHSLEAWIKRIMINTSIDHYRKNKKLRNNVDIEYASTQPAEDNVNIVSQLSAEEILKLVQRLTPAYRTVFNLYVIEGYNHREIGEKLGISEGTSKSNLAKARGKLRAMIKTDLKEYSR